From Salvia splendens isolate huo1 chromosome 3, SspV2, whole genome shotgun sequence, a single genomic window includes:
- the LOC121795178 gene encoding uncharacterized protein LOC121795178, with protein sequence MEQPHPSIPAEVNMEVAITCNEVMQAGGFGATYDSGIMLPAASDCTELMDHLHDVHGYEGSKDGDIKATDKVEDGVTPEAQEAVNMEASFFSDDVIRAGGFGATDNISSFLPVASDHTDFEENLRDARGYEESEEKSSRPGLGWKSE encoded by the coding sequence ATGGAGCAACCTCATCCTTCTATTCCTGCGGAAGTAAATATGGAAGTTGCTATTACTTGCAATGAAGTTATGCAGGCTGGAGGTTTTGGTGCTACTTATGATAGTGGTATCATGCTTCCAGCTGCCAGCGATTGCACTGAACTTATGGACCATCTTCATGATGTTCACGGATATGAAGGGTCCAAGGATGGCGACATTAAAGCCACTGACAAAGTTGAAGATGGTGTAACCCCTGAAGCTCAAGAGGCAGTAAATATGGAAGCGTCTTTCTTTTCTGATGATGTGATACGGGCTGGAGGTTTTGGAGCTACAGATAATATAAGCAGCTTTCTTCCTGTTGCAAGTGATCATACTGATTTTGAGGAAAATCTCCGTGATGCTCGAGGTTATGAAGAATCCGAAGAAAAGAGCAGCCGGCCTGGCCTTGGCTGGAAGAGCGAATGA
- the LOC121795177 gene encoding cytokinin dehydrogenase 1-like isoform X2 → MVFGEYLTFIRQKTRALLILVFLHSFMINRIYLSSNHPFATPQTIESIAHSSLAEMRFEGRISFENLEFAARDFGNRYHLMPSAVLHPKSVSDISSILRYVYDLGLSSELKVAARGHGHSLEGQAQAYRGVVISMESLRDPEMSFHGGKHPYVDVSAGELWINILHESLKRGLPPRSWTDYLHLTVGGTLSNAGISGQALRHGPQINNVYQLQVVTGRGEVVTCSDKQNTDLFHAVLGGLGQFGIITQARIALEPAPKMVKWIRALYSDFSTFARDQEHLISSNNSFDYVEGFIIINRTGLLNNWRSSFSPKDPIRADQFNSDGKLLFCLEIAKYYNPRESDNIDQDIDTLLSELSYIRSTLFMSEVSYVNILDRVHVSEVKLREEGLWEVPHPWLNLLVPRSRIHEFVAEVFGNIVKDMSSGPVLIYPVNKTRWRSGTSLITPDDDVFYMIAFLSSAMPSSTGKDGLKHILSQNKKILSFSQRPYLGIKQYLPHYSTEEEWEAHFGPHWEVFYRRKLSYDPLAILAPGQRIFRRGIAYVQQ, encoded by the exons ATGGTTTTTGGAGAGTACCTCACCTTCATAAGACAGAAAACCAGAGCACTTCTTATATTAGTTTTCTTGCATAGCTTCATGATCaatagaatatatcttagttcTAATCACCCTTTTGCCACCCCTCAAACCATTGAATCTATTGCGCATTCGTCCCTGGCCGAGATGAGGTTTGAGGGGCGCATATCTTTTGAGAACCTAGAGTTTGCAGCAAGGGATTTCGGAAACAGATACCATCTCATGCCATCTGCGGTCTTGCACCCGAAATCAGTTTCTGACATTTCGTCCATCCTGAGATATGTCTACGACTTGGGCCTGAGTTCAGAGCTCAAGGTTGCTGCACGGGGCCACGGCCACTCGCTGGAAGGCCAGGCGCAGGCATATCGGGGAGTTGTGATCAGCATGGAGTCCCTGCGTGACCCGGAGATGAGCTTCCATGGCGGAAAACACCCCTATGTCGACGTTTCTGCTGGGGAGCTGTGGATAAATATCCTGCATGAGAGCCTCAAACGAGGTCTGCCGCCAAGATCATGGACAGACTATCTCCATCTCACCGTTGGTGGCACCTTGTCAAATGCCGGAATAAGTGGCCAGGCTCTCCGACACGGGCCACAGATTAACAATGTCTACCAACTCCAAGTTGTCACAG GTAGAGGAGAAGTAGTGACATGTTCGGACAAGCAAAACACTGATCTCTTCCACGCCGTGCTAGGCGGTCTAGGACAGTTCGGCATTATTACCCAAGCAAGAATCGCCTTAGAGCCTGCACCGAAAATG GTTAAATGGATCAGAGCACTATATTCAGATTTCTCAACATTCGCACGTGACCAGGAGCATCTGATATCTTCGAATAATTCCTTTGACTACGTAGAAGGATTCATCATCATAAATAGAACTGGCTTGTTAAACAACTGGAGATCATCTTTCAGTCCCAAGGATCCAATTCGAGCAGACCAGTTCAACTCCGATGGGAAGCTTCTGTTCTGCCTGGAAATAGCCAAGTACTACAACCCTCGAGAGTCGGACAACATAGATCAG GACATCGACACTCTCTTGTCAGAACTGAGCTACATACGATCCACTCTCTTTATGTCGGAGGTTTCCTATGTCAATATCCTTGACAGAGTACACGTGTCTGAAGTAAAACTCCGGGAGGAAGGCCTCTGGGAGGTGCCACACCCATGGCTGAACCTTCTTGTTCCTCGAAGCCGAATTCATGAGTTCGTCGCAGAAGTTTTTGGTAACATAGTAAAAGACATGAGCAGTGGCCCCGTCCTCATCTACCCCGTCAACAAAACAAG GTGGAGATCTGGAACGTCCTTGATCACACCCGATGATGACGTTTTCTACATGATCGCTTTCCTATCATCAGCAATGCCATCATCGACAGGAAAGGACGGCCTAAAGCATATTTTATCACAAAACAAGAAAATACTGAGTTTCAGCCAGAGACCTTACCTTGGGATCAAACAGTACCTGCCCCATTACAGCACTGAAGAGGAGTGGGAAGCTCATTTTGGTCCTCACTGGGAAGTTTTCTACAGGAGAAAATTGAGCTACGACCCTCTGGCAATCTTAGCTCCAGGACAGAGGATATTCCGAAGAGGAATAGCTTATGTGCAACAGTGA
- the LOC121795177 gene encoding cytokinin dehydrogenase 9-like isoform X1, whose protein sequence is MVFGEYLTFIRQKTRALLILVFLHSFMINRIYLSSNHPFATPQTIESIAHSSLAEMRFEGRISFENLEFAARDFGNRYHLMPSAVLHPKSVSDISSILRYVYDLGLSSELKVAARGHGHSLEGQAQAYRGVVISMESLRDPEMSFHGGKHPYVDVSAGELWINILHESLKRGLPPRSWTDYLHLTVGGTLSNAGISGQALRHGPQINNVYQLQVVTGYITITCSKMHTKILRRPSNNLNLLCAGRGEVVTCSDKQNTDLFHAVLGGLGQFGIITQARIALEPAPKMVKWIRALYSDFSTFARDQEHLISSNNSFDYVEGFIIINRTGLLNNWRSSFSPKDPIRADQFNSDGKLLFCLEIAKYYNPRESDNIDQDIDTLLSELSYIRSTLFMSEVSYVNILDRVHVSEVKLREEGLWEVPHPWLNLLVPRSRIHEFVAEVFGNIVKDMSSGPVLIYPVNKTRWRSGTSLITPDDDVFYMIAFLSSAMPSSTGKDGLKHILSQNKKILSFSQRPYLGIKQYLPHYSTEEEWEAHFGPHWEVFYRRKLSYDPLAILAPGQRIFRRGIAYVQQ, encoded by the exons ATGGTTTTTGGAGAGTACCTCACCTTCATAAGACAGAAAACCAGAGCACTTCTTATATTAGTTTTCTTGCATAGCTTCATGATCaatagaatatatcttagttcTAATCACCCTTTTGCCACCCCTCAAACCATTGAATCTATTGCGCATTCGTCCCTGGCCGAGATGAGGTTTGAGGGGCGCATATCTTTTGAGAACCTAGAGTTTGCAGCAAGGGATTTCGGAAACAGATACCATCTCATGCCATCTGCGGTCTTGCACCCGAAATCAGTTTCTGACATTTCGTCCATCCTGAGATATGTCTACGACTTGGGCCTGAGTTCAGAGCTCAAGGTTGCTGCACGGGGCCACGGCCACTCGCTGGAAGGCCAGGCGCAGGCATATCGGGGAGTTGTGATCAGCATGGAGTCCCTGCGTGACCCGGAGATGAGCTTCCATGGCGGAAAACACCCCTATGTCGACGTTTCTGCTGGGGAGCTGTGGATAAATATCCTGCATGAGAGCCTCAAACGAGGTCTGCCGCCAAGATCATGGACAGACTATCTCCATCTCACCGTTGGTGGCACCTTGTCAAATGCCGGAATAAGTGGCCAGGCTCTCCGACACGGGCCACAGATTAACAATGTCTACCAACTCCAAGTTGTCACAGGTTATATCACCATCACATGTAGCAAAATGCATACGAAAATTTTGAGAAGACCATCTAATAACCTGAATTTACTTTGTGCAGGTAGAGGAGAAGTAGTGACATGTTCGGACAAGCAAAACACTGATCTCTTCCACGCCGTGCTAGGCGGTCTAGGACAGTTCGGCATTATTACCCAAGCAAGAATCGCCTTAGAGCCTGCACCGAAAATG GTTAAATGGATCAGAGCACTATATTCAGATTTCTCAACATTCGCACGTGACCAGGAGCATCTGATATCTTCGAATAATTCCTTTGACTACGTAGAAGGATTCATCATCATAAATAGAACTGGCTTGTTAAACAACTGGAGATCATCTTTCAGTCCCAAGGATCCAATTCGAGCAGACCAGTTCAACTCCGATGGGAAGCTTCTGTTCTGCCTGGAAATAGCCAAGTACTACAACCCTCGAGAGTCGGACAACATAGATCAG GACATCGACACTCTCTTGTCAGAACTGAGCTACATACGATCCACTCTCTTTATGTCGGAGGTTTCCTATGTCAATATCCTTGACAGAGTACACGTGTCTGAAGTAAAACTCCGGGAGGAAGGCCTCTGGGAGGTGCCACACCCATGGCTGAACCTTCTTGTTCCTCGAAGCCGAATTCATGAGTTCGTCGCAGAAGTTTTTGGTAACATAGTAAAAGACATGAGCAGTGGCCCCGTCCTCATCTACCCCGTCAACAAAACAAG GTGGAGATCTGGAACGTCCTTGATCACACCCGATGATGACGTTTTCTACATGATCGCTTTCCTATCATCAGCAATGCCATCATCGACAGGAAAGGACGGCCTAAAGCATATTTTATCACAAAACAAGAAAATACTGAGTTTCAGCCAGAGACCTTACCTTGGGATCAAACAGTACCTGCCCCATTACAGCACTGAAGAGGAGTGGGAAGCTCATTTTGGTCCTCACTGGGAAGTTTTCTACAGGAGAAAATTGAGCTACGACCCTCTGGCAATCTTAGCTCCAGGACAGAGGATATTCCGAAGAGGAATAGCTTATGTGCAACAGTGA
- the LOC121796643 gene encoding uncharacterized mitochondrial protein AtMg00810-like encodes MTAVFEPKSYSQASSSPDWQQAMQEELSALKKTNTWRIMPLPPGKILIDCKWVYKVKFKADASVERLKALAKLTTMKFLLAIAAVKASDHSFFFKKDSSMFFGVVVYVDDMMVATDRPDMIEAFKIFLSRFFKFKDLGVPKYFLGLEIARNKGGILVSQRKYAMDLVRDAGLLGCKPSSVPMDPVNHLKQDTGHPMKDPSKYRRQIGRLLYLCITRPDITFVVHKLSQYVSEPCDEHWEATEKILRYLKGTPGHGLFYLSDSDFVLNIFSDADWATCPDTRRSMTCYCLFLGSSLVSWKAKKQHTISRSSAEAEYRAMAHATCEVVWARALLGDFGVRVERAVPLFCDNQAAVHISSNPVFHERTKHIEIDCHTVRERYLEGVIKPMHIRNDLQLADIFTKPLGVYAFGNILGKMNFHGLYCPS; translated from the exons ATGACTGCTGTGTTTGAACCAAAATCATACTCCCAAGCTTCCTCTTCTCCTGATTGGCAGCAAGCTATGCAAGAGGAATTATCTgcactaaaaaaaacaaatacttGGAGAATTATGCCTTTACCTCCAGGAAAAATTCTCATTGACTGCAAATGGGTGTATAAGGTTAAATTCAAAGCTGATGCCTCAGTAGAGAGGCTCAAGGCTC TTGCTAAATTAACAACTATGAAATTCTTGCTTGCTATTGCTGCTGTTAAAG CTTCGGAtcactctttcttcttcaagaaAGACAGCTCAATGTTCTTTGGTGTTGTtgtgtatgttgatgacatgatggTTGCTACTGATAGACCAGACATGATAGAAGCTTTCAAGATTTTTCTCTCTCGGTTTTTTAAATTCAAAGACTTGGGAGTTCCAAAATATTTCCTTGGCCTTGAGATAGCAAGAAATAAAGGAGGAATTTTAGTATCTCAGAGGAAATATGCGATGGACTTGGTCAGGGATGCAGGTTTACTAGGATGCAAACCATCTTCAGTTCCTATGGATCCAGTGAACCATTTGAAGCAAGACACTGGACACCCTATGAAGGATCCATCTAAGTACAGGAGACAAATTGGGAGATTGCTCTACCTTTGTATAACTAGACCTGATATAACATTTGTAGTCCACAAGCTTAGTCAATATGTCTCAGAGCCTTGCGATGAGCATTGGGAGGCTACTGAGAAAATACTTAGATATCTGAAGGGAACTCCGGGACATGGTCTATTCTATTTAAGTGATAGTGATTTTGTACTCAACATTTTTTCAGATGCTGACTGGGCTACGTGCCCTGATACAAGACGATCTATGACATGCTATTGTCTATTTCTTGGCTCTTCTTTGGTCTCTTGGAAGGCAAAGAAGCAACATACTATCTCAAGATCATCGGCTGAGGCCGAGTACAGGGCTATGGCACATGCAACTTGTGAGGTAGTATGGGCAAGAGCTTTGTTAGGAGATTTTGGTGTTAGAGTTGAGAGAGCAGTCCCTCTTTTTTGTGATAATCAAGCGGCGGTCCACATTAGTTCCAATCCAGTGTTTCATGAGCGTACGAAGCATATTGAGATTGATTGTCATACTGTGAGGGAGAGATACTTAGAAGGTGTGATCAAACCTATGCACATACGAAATGATCTACAATTGGCTGACATCTTCACTAAACCTTTGGGGGTTTATGCCTTTGGAAATATTCTTGGCAAGATGAACTTTCACGGCCTATATTGTCCATCTTGA
- the LOC121795181 gene encoding DNA repair protein recA homolog 2, mitochondrial isoform X1, giving the protein MVSIALKSAKVLSFNPLSTKRLTSLLSSTIQTSFAWRRTLCSNALPTVEDSEFAYDDHIQDDSKVSEKDAALRMALSKLSGEFGKESMLSLQRFFGARRASVISTGSLRLDQALGVGGLPKGRMVEIYGQEASGKTTLALHVIKEAQKLGGYCAYLDVENAMCPSLAESIGVNKDSLLISQPDSAENLLSVVDTLTKSESVSVIVVDSVAALVPQHEVDGVECGPYRDLQAKIMTQALRKIHYSQCNSDTLIIFINQVRNKLKLVEGSVHAEEVTCGGNALKFYAAMRLKISRKGLLMKNDKATGLGICVQVVKNKLAPSNTKAELSINFGKGICRESEALYLACEHGVIVKDRGLYFVGGKILLSKEEVLRYLASNGDALDDMIKTLRCHLFDRGYH; this is encoded by the exons ATGGTTTCTATTGCACTCAAGTCGGCGAAAGTTCTTAGCTTTAATCCATTGTCCACCAAACGCCTCACATCTCTCCTGTCGTCTACAATTCAG ACCTCTTTTGCTTGGAGAAGAACGCTGTGCTCGAATGCGTTGCCAACAG TTGAAGATTCGGAATTTGCATATGATGATCATATCCAGGATGATTCGAAGGTGTCTGAGAAAGATGCAGCCTTGCGCATGGCTCTGTCAAAGCTCTCGGGGGAATTTGGTAAAGAATCGATGCTTTCATTGCAGCGTTTCTTTGGTGCCAGACGTGCCTCAGTGATATCTACTGGTTCATTGAGGCTGGATCAGGCTCTCGGTGTAGGAGGGCTGCCGAAG GGAAGGATGGTTGAGATTTATGGACAAGAAGCATCAGGGAAGACAACACTTGCGCTGCATGTTATTAAGGAGGCTCAAAAGCTTGGAG GTTACTGTGCTTATCTTGATGTGGAGAACGCGATGTGCCCATCACTTGCAGAATCGATAGGTGTAAATAAAGACAGTCTCCTTATTTCACAGCCAGATTCTGCTGAAAATTTGCTAAGTGTGGTGGATACATTGACAAAGAGTGAATCTGTTTCTGTGATTGTTGTTGACAGT GTAGCTGCTCTTGTTCCTCAACATGAAGTTGATGGGGTAGAATGTGGTCCCTATAGAGATCTACAAGCGAAAATTATGACACAAGCATTACGGAAAATCCATTATTCTCAGTGCAATTCCGAtactcttattattttcatcaaCCAG GTAAGAAACAAATTGAAATTAGTGGAAGGCTCCGTTCATGCAGAAGAAGTGACCTGTGGTGGAAATGCCTTGAAATTTTACGCTGCCATGAGGTTGAAAATTAGCAGAAAGGGATTGCTGATGAAAAATGATAAG GCTACTGGACTTGGAATATGTGTGCAAGTCGTGAAAAACAAGCTAGCCCCTTCAAATACAAAAGCTGAATTGAGTATAAACTTTGGGAAAGGAATCTGCCGCGAATCAGAAGCCTTgtatttagcttgtgagcatggTGTCATTGTGAAAGATAGAGGCCTATACTTCGTAGGAGGAAAAATCCTGCTAAGCAAAGAGGAAGTTTTGAGATACCTGGCATCAAATGGGGATGCTTTGGATGATATGATCAAAACCTTAAGGTGCCATTTGTTTGACAGAGGATACCATTGA
- the LOC121795181 gene encoding DNA repair protein recA homolog 2, mitochondrial isoform X2 — MRCQQDDSKVSEKDAALRMALSKLSGEFGKESMLSLQRFFGARRASVISTGSLRLDQALGVGGLPKGRMVEIYGQEASGKTTLALHVIKEAQKLGGYCAYLDVENAMCPSLAESIGVNKDSLLISQPDSAENLLSVVDTLTKSESVSVIVVDSVAALVPQHEVDGVECGPYRDLQAKIMTQALRKIHYSQCNSDTLIIFINQVRNKLKLVEGSVHAEEVTCGGNALKFYAAMRLKISRKGLLMKNDKATGLGICVQVVKNKLAPSNTKAELSINFGKGICRESEALYLACEHGVIVKDRGLYFVGGKILLSKEEVLRYLASNGDALDDMIKTLRCHLFDRGYH, encoded by the exons ATGCGTTGCCAACAG GATGATTCGAAGGTGTCTGAGAAAGATGCAGCCTTGCGCATGGCTCTGTCAAAGCTCTCGGGGGAATTTGGTAAAGAATCGATGCTTTCATTGCAGCGTTTCTTTGGTGCCAGACGTGCCTCAGTGATATCTACTGGTTCATTGAGGCTGGATCAGGCTCTCGGTGTAGGAGGGCTGCCGAAG GGAAGGATGGTTGAGATTTATGGACAAGAAGCATCAGGGAAGACAACACTTGCGCTGCATGTTATTAAGGAGGCTCAAAAGCTTGGAG GTTACTGTGCTTATCTTGATGTGGAGAACGCGATGTGCCCATCACTTGCAGAATCGATAGGTGTAAATAAAGACAGTCTCCTTATTTCACAGCCAGATTCTGCTGAAAATTTGCTAAGTGTGGTGGATACATTGACAAAGAGTGAATCTGTTTCTGTGATTGTTGTTGACAGT GTAGCTGCTCTTGTTCCTCAACATGAAGTTGATGGGGTAGAATGTGGTCCCTATAGAGATCTACAAGCGAAAATTATGACACAAGCATTACGGAAAATCCATTATTCTCAGTGCAATTCCGAtactcttattattttcatcaaCCAG GTAAGAAACAAATTGAAATTAGTGGAAGGCTCCGTTCATGCAGAAGAAGTGACCTGTGGTGGAAATGCCTTGAAATTTTACGCTGCCATGAGGTTGAAAATTAGCAGAAAGGGATTGCTGATGAAAAATGATAAG GCTACTGGACTTGGAATATGTGTGCAAGTCGTGAAAAACAAGCTAGCCCCTTCAAATACAAAAGCTGAATTGAGTATAAACTTTGGGAAAGGAATCTGCCGCGAATCAGAAGCCTTgtatttagcttgtgagcatggTGTCATTGTGAAAGATAGAGGCCTATACTTCGTAGGAGGAAAAATCCTGCTAAGCAAAGAGGAAGTTTTGAGATACCTGGCATCAAATGGGGATGCTTTGGATGATATGATCAAAACCTTAAGGTGCCATTTGTTTGACAGAGGATACCATTGA
- the LOC121795180 gene encoding protein IQ-DOMAIN 12-like, translated as MGKKKGWFTCVKRFFIPDPKPKSQEISKKWRWIFRRFKFRHLPSIEEAPEKSLSNATEEQRKHALAVAIATAAAAEAAVAAANAAAEVVRLTSVPQSHRLKNQHAAAIIIQSTYRAHLARKALSALKGLVKFQAVIRGELVRRSVVRKLSSMALLTDLKNPRAEKKRVRTLLECLSQSESRHSFSRKEGIKSEEIRLRCSTQRTWDLSLISKDSVKALYLQKQEAIARRERMKQYSFSHRERRNNESLQELMSRKSSRFDQYLQLEACQHAEKEKLKTVDVSRLGPLRLRSTCKDERMEEVSSPFSQPRRSFCHVKHRSIGDDGSLPSSPVFPAYMAATESAKARSRSLSTPKQRLRLCETYSGDHSPHSLRMFSWSSLNDKINRSNKRNSISQHISTNFGTLN; from the exons ATGGGAAAGAAAAAGGGTTGGTTCACTTGTGTAAAGAGGTTCTTCATTCCTGACCCAAAACCTAAATCTCAAGAG ATATCCAAGAAATGGAGATGGATATTCAGAAGATTTAAATTCAGACACTTGCCTTCAATAGAGGAAGCTCCTGAGAAATCACTGAGTAATGCAACAGAAGAGCAGAGGAAGCATGCATTAGCCGTGGCCATTGCCACCGCGGCCGCAGCAGAAGCGGCCGTGGCTGCAGCCAATGCAGCCGCGGAGGTTGTCCGCCTCACCAGCGTTCCACAAAGCCACCGGCTAAAAAACCAGCACGCAGCCGCTATCATAATCCAAAGTACTTATAGGGCACATCTA GCTAGGAAGGCTTTGAGTGCTTTGAAAGGCCTTGTGAAGTTTCAAGCAGTGATTAGGGGGGAGCTGGTGAGACGCAGCGTGGTTAGAAAGCTGTCGTCCATGGCTTTGCTCACGGATTTGAAGAATCCGCGGGCTGAGAAAAAGAGAGTGCGAACTCTGCTTGAATGCCTCAGCCAGAGTGAGAGTAGGCATAGTTTTAGCAGAAAGGAAGGCATCAAGTCTGAAGAAATCCGA CTCCGATGCAGCACGCAGAGGACGTGGGATCTGAGCTTGATCTCAAAGGATAGTGTGAAGGCACTGTATTTACAGAAGCAAGAAGCCATTGCTAGAAGGGAAAGGATGAAGCAGTACTCGTTTTCACATAGG GAGAGGAGAAACAACGAAAGCCTGCAGGAATTGATGAGCAGAAAGAGCAGCAGGTTCGATCAATACCTACAGCTTGAGGCATGCCAGCATGCTGAAAAGGAGAAGCTCAAAACAGTTGATGTGAGTAGGCTTGGACCGCTGAGGTTGAGAAGTACATGCAAGGATGAAAGAATGGAAGAGGTGAGCTCACCGTTTTCACAGCCGAGGAGATCTTTCTGCCACGTGAAACATAGGTCAATAGGGGATGATGGGTCGTTGCCTAGCTCCCCTGTCTTCCCTGCATACATGGCTGCCACCGAGTCTGCCAAGGCCAGGTCAAGGTCCCTAAGCACACCCAAGCAGAGGTTGAGGCTGTGTGAGACATATTCGGGAGACCACTCTCCACACAGCCTCAGGATGTTCTCTTGGAGCTCGTTGAACGACAAGATCAACAGAAGTAATAAGAGGAACAGCATCTCTCAGCACATTTCTACAAATTTTGGAACTCTCAACTAA